The Linepithema humile isolate Giens D197 chromosome 7, Lhum_UNIL_v1.0, whole genome shotgun sequence genome has a window encoding:
- the LOC137001238 gene encoding uncharacterized protein has protein sequence MTWLVVRFKEEDTVEAVPKTWFLSKESACYWPSKSYDNAAIKALIKKKHNPGSIWIKYEAIVLGTYDNLKIAKKKAIKAQSTDDLSSHTEILTKKKNKMHKRRQDRKKHNSSDTDKSNESNRDMSDEDSNTYPSFSHFGNTHVERDSNRSPTESQDKNITNDNFKTTDNADINAEFKRQFFKEIHLIHLKLNDLMRSIDMLIKKTRCIDEPELNDDTNMAVKTLIQSFPVITEQQLMSMEEWLSNATDNIHALSNQLRLIGGTDLSHLIKGVMSRVISNEVGMLYSWEGARQKKPFKSLKFVQVIIGVVRLNSKTKSATESDIIEVIRNWLVRSKERSNKFQSKQKLKENTVRKTGSVCETDSTSETVMSEKGPES, from the exons atGACTTGGCTTGTCGTTCGATTCAAAGAGGAAGATACTGTTGAGGCAGTACCGAAAACATGGTTTCTGTCAAAAGAATCTGCATGCTATTGGCCATCAAAAAGTTACGATAATGCAGCTATTaaagcattaataaaaaagaagcatAATCCTGGCTCGATATGGATAAAATATGAAGCAATTGTTTTAGGCACATatg ataatttaaaaattgctaaaaaaaaggCAATCAAAGCCCAAAGTACAGATGACCTTTCATCACATACGGAGatcttaacaaaaaaaaagaataaaatgcataaacgGAGACAAGACAGGAAGAAACACAATTCCTCAGATACTGATAAATCCAATGAGTCTAACCGTGATATGTCTGATGAAGATAGTAACACGTACCCATCATTTTCACATTTTGGCAACACACATGTTGAACgcg aCAGTAATCGCTCTCCAACGGAAagtcaagataaaaatatcactaATG ATAACTTCAAAACTACAGACAACGCTGACATAAATGCtg aattcaaaagacaattttttaaagaaattcatCTTAttcatctaaaattaaatgaccTTATGAGGAGCATTGAtatgcttataaaaaaaacccgATGTATTGATGAACCAGAACTAAATGATGACACTAATATGGCTGTTAAGACTCTAATACAATCGTTTCCAGTCATTACAGAGCAGCAACTAATGTCAATGGAAGAATGGCTATCAAATGCAACTGATAACATACATGCATTG agtAATCAACTGCGTTTAATTGGAGGCACGGATCTTTCCCATCTAATCAAGGGCGTTATGTCGAGAGTAATTTCGAACGAAGTTGGGATGCTATATTCTTGGGAGGGAGCTCGGcaaaaaaaaccttttaaatCGTTAAAGTTTGTCCAAGTTATCAttg GTGTTGTTCGACTGAACTCCAAGACAAAATCTGCAACAGAATCGGACATTATAGAAGTGATAAGAAATTGGTTAGTTAGAAGTAAAGAACGCAGCAACAAATTTCagtcaaaacaaaaattgaaagaaaacacTGTGCGTAAAACAGGTTCGGTTTGTGAAACAGATTCTACTTCTGAAACAGTCATGTCTGAAAAAGGGCCAGAATCTTAA